The Mesorhizobium sp. AR10 genome includes the window CGACGTGCCGTGGGCGTTGACATAGTCGATCTCGTCTTCGCTCAGGCCCGCGTCGGCAAGGGCGGCGCGAACCGCCGCTATCGCCGGTGAACCGTCGGGCTTCGAGCGGGTGCGATGGAAATCGTCGGCCTTCTCGCCGCAGCCACGCAAGATGCCGAGGATCGTCGCGCCGCGGGCCAGTGCAGCCTCAAGCGATTCCAGCACAAGGGCGCCCGAGCCCTCGGCCAGTACGAAGCCGTCGCGGTCCTTCGAGAATGGCTTGGACGCTTTTTCAGGAATGTCGTTGTGCGTGGAGAGCGCGGACAGCAGCGAGAAGCGGATCAGCGCCTCGGCGGTTGCGGAACCGTCGGCGCCAATTGACAGCGCCCGGTCGCATTCGCCGCGGCGGATCGCCTCGACGCCAAGCTGGATCGCGGTGGCGCCCGAGGCGCAAGCGGTCGACAGCGTGATCGGCAGGCCGCGCGTGCCGAAGCTGTCGGCGAGCCGGTCGGCGATCGAACCGAACTGAGTGGTCTCGAAAATGTCTGTTCCCTTCAGTCCGCGCGCCACCCGAAGCAACCTTTCGGTACCAGTGCCGGTGCCGGTGCCGTGCTTGTCGGCGTTGTAGAGCGAAAAGCGTTCGCTCCAGTCAAGTTCGACCGGCGGCGAGGCGAGGAACAGCGGTCCGCCGAAATCGCTGGAATCAAGACCTGACTCTGCGACGGCTTCGCGCGCGGCGGTCTCGGCCAGTTCGTAGGTGAGGTGGCTGGCGCCCTTCGAGCTCGACGACAGGAAATCGACGGTGCCGGAGATGCGCGTGTTCAGATGATCGACCGGAAAACGGGTGATCGGATGGATGCCGGATTTGCCTGCGGTGAGTGCTGCCCAGTTGTCGGTCTTGCCGACACCGAGCGAGGTCACCACGCCGATGCCGGTGACGGCGACGATCGGCCTGCCCATGTGGTCGTTCAGATTGGCCATTTTTTTGTCCCGGACCGTTAGTCGGCAGCGTTAACCAGCGCCAAGCCCTCGAATTGGTGATAGCCGATCGCCGTTGCAAGCACGGTTTTCGGAATGCCGCTGAATGACTTCTCGGCAACGGCATCAAAGGCGGGGTAGGCTGCCTTGCGGTCGACGGCCAGTGCTGCCAGCGCCACGGCGAAGGGAAACTGCGCTTCCTTCATGTGGCCGGTCAGCGTTGAAAAGCCGCGTGCGGCGATCGCCGGATTGGCATCGAACGCTGATTTCTCGGCCGCGGTCGCGGCATGTGCGCCTGAAGCGCCGGAGATGGCGAGCAGTTCGCCGTTCGGCTTTGCTGCCTGCTTGAGCAGCGTGGCAATGCCGGCGTCGAGTTCGCCGAGTCTGCGTTTGGCGCGTCCTGACACGACCGGGCCGAGTTCGGCATAGATCTTTCGTCCGCGGCTTGTCGCATGTTCACGTTGTTCCAGCACCAGGAAAGCGCCGCCGGATCCCGTCACCACGCCGCCGCCTTCTGCACCTTGCCTCTGCCAGACCGGTTTCCAGGGCCCGCGATGCAGATAGCCGGCCAACTCATAGCCGAGCAGCATGTCGGAATGTTCGGTCTGGAAGGCGCCGCCGACCAGGATGTGCGTCGACTGGCCGGAGCGGATGCGCGCGGCGGCTGTTTCGACAGCGGCGACGCCAGCACCTTCCTCGCCCATGAAGGTGCGCGACGAGCCGGTCACCTTGTGGACGATCGAGATGTTGCCGGCCAGCAGGTTGGAAAGCTGGGCCAGAAACAGCGTCGGGCGCAATTCGGTGGTCAGTTTTTCGTTGAGCAACACGTCACGGTCGTTGCGGCTTTCCGAAGCCGCCAGAATATCGGCGTCGACCGCTTCGTCGCGCTCGCCGCCACCGGCAGCCACCACCATGTCCATGGTTGCGCAGAGTTCTTCGTTGCCCTTGATGCCGGCATCATCGAGAGCCAGGCCGGCGGCATAGGTGCCCAGCCTTTGCCAGGTTTCCATCTGGCGCTGGTCGCCGCGCTTGGCGATCTGCAGGTTCCAGTCGATCTCGGGCAGCGGGTGGACGGTGTAGGGCGAAAAGCGCGTGGCCTCGAGCACCGGTTCCAGCCCCGGTCGGACGAGTTTCTGCCAGTGTGCATCCGGACCCTCTCCCAGCGAAGAGACAAGGCCGATGCCGGTGATGACGACGTCGTGGGGGCTCATGGGCGGCTGTTGTGGGTCAGGCTGCAATTTTTATCTTGCGC containing:
- a CDS encoding beta-ketoacyl-ACP synthase, yielding MSPHDVVITGIGLVSSLGEGPDAHWQKLVRPGLEPVLEATRFSPYTVHPLPEIDWNLQIAKRGDQRQMETWQRLGTYAAGLALDDAGIKGNEELCATMDMVVAAGGGERDEAVDADILAASESRNDRDVLLNEKLTTELRPTLFLAQLSNLLAGNISIVHKVTGSSRTFMGEEGAGVAAVETAAARIRSGQSTHILVGGAFQTEHSDMLLGYELAGYLHRGPWKPVWQRQGAEGGGVVTGSGGAFLVLEQREHATSRGRKIYAELGPVVSGRAKRRLGELDAGIATLLKQAAKPNGELLAISGASGAHAATAAEKSAFDANPAIAARGFSTLTGHMKEAQFPFAVALAALAVDRKAAYPAFDAVAEKSFSGIPKTVLATAIGYHQFEGLALVNAAD
- a CDS encoding beta-ketoacyl-ACP synthase; its protein translation is MANLNDHMGRPIVAVTGIGVVTSLGVGKTDNWAALTAGKSGIHPITRFPVDHLNTRISGTVDFLSSSSKGASHLTYELAETAAREAVAESGLDSSDFGGPLFLASPPVELDWSERFSLYNADKHGTGTGTGTERLLRVARGLKGTDIFETTQFGSIADRLADSFGTRGLPITLSTACASGATAIQLGVEAIRRGECDRALSIGADGSATAEALIRFSLLSALSTHNDIPEKASKPFSKDRDGFVLAEGSGALVLESLEAALARGATILGILRGCGEKADDFHRTRSKPDGSPAIAAVRAALADAGLSEDEIDYVNAHGTSTPENDKMEHLSLSTVFGERIGSMPISSNKSMIGHTLSAAGAVEAAFSLMTMRESVIPPTINYDNPDPAIVLDVVPNKKRNAEVGTVLSNSFGFGGQNTCLVMAREPV